The genomic region GTTGTCCTTCCTTATATACTAGGAATTAACGTGGCTGTTATCCTCTTATTGAAGGACGGAGCCGTATTATCTATACAAGGCAAGTTTATAACTTTTCTTCTACTAACTGAATTTGTAGCTGTATACTTGTTTCATACTAATATTGTGAGTTTTTTATCTATTAAATCATTACCTTTTCATTTGGAGATTATCAATATCCCTGACTATGCAGTTCTCTTATTTTTAATCACTGTAGCGGTCTACATACTCAACATAATTAAGAACTTTACGATTTATAAGGTCCTTCTTTTAGGGTCTATTCTTGCCATATTGTTTAGCCTCCATTTAGAAAACTTGTTCGGTTCACAGCTCTTCTTGATCACTAGTTCGATCCAACTATTACTCGCTGTTGTAAATAGAACTTATGCTATGGCCTATATAGATGAGTTAACCCGTATCCCATCTAGAAGAATGCTAAAAGTTGACTTGATGAAACTTGGAAGCAAATATTCAATTGCTATGATTGATATAGATTTCTTCAAGAAATTTAATGACAAATATGGCCATGATGTTGGCGATGACGTGCTTATCCTTGTTGCGAAAGAGTTACTAAGTGTAACAGGTGGCGGCAAAGCGTATCGGTATGGCGGGGAGGAATTCACCATTGTTTTCCCAAAGAAAAATAGCGAGGATGTACTAACACATTTAGAGGATTTGCGTGAAAAGATTTCTAAAAAAGAGTACTTATATAAGAATAAGAACAAAAATGGAGAATATCGTACTCAGAAGTTAAGAGTCACCATTAGTATCGGTATAGCAGAGAAACGACGCAATTCAAAGCCTTTCGATGTCATAAAAGAAGCAGATAAAGCACTATATCGCGCAAAGAAGAAAGGTCGAAATTGTGTTAGCAGGTGAAAAATCAATTTAGAATCCTTCGTTTAATGGAGGCTGGGACATAAATATTTCAGTTCAATCAATAAGAAACCCGAACTATTAGGTGGTATTTTAATAAATTACGCCTAATAATTCGGATCTATTTTGTTTTAAGTTGATTTGTTGATTCCAGAAATACATACTATTTACTAAAAACCATAGTGGAATGGAGCGAAAGCCACCCGACTCCTGCGGGAGGTAGAGGAAAGGCTGAGACCCCGCAGGCGTAGCTGAGGAGGCTCAGGTTCCTCCCCGCGGAAAGCGAGTGGCTGTAGTGTAATGGAACGGACTTGTTCTTCCAGCTTAACTCATAAATATAGTTTATGAATTTAGATATTGTTCGTCTTTAAAGGAGAGATAAATAAGTTATGTCCCAGCCACTTTTTTCCGTACTACTACTTCGTAAACTATATTTCAAGCAAACTTAACAGAATCATCACCCAATAGTAAGAAAGCTCATTCTGATATCCTATCAGAACAAGCTCGTCAGGAAATTATAGAACATTTTCATACAGAAACAATAGAAGCTGTTAAGCGCACATCACTAGAAGATATCTACCTTGTAACCATCAATCAGCAAACAATTGTAGTGGAGCTTGGCGGATTTAAACCTGTGATTGTACAAGAACAGAAAGCAAAAGAATTAGGGTTATTATAAAGGCAGTCCCTGTGACTGCCTTTACTTTTCCCACCACTCATCAAACATTGATGCTGGTAATTGGCGTTTGTGTTCGGTCATTAAATAACGTTTCTCAAGTTTTTTTGCAGCTGCTGCGGGAATCGATTTTCCTTCTAAATAGTCATCAATTTCTTCATACGTCATTCCTAACTCAGTCTCGTCTGTTTGGCCCGGCTTTTGATCTAATAAATCTGCTGTCGGCGCCTTTAAATATAAACGCTCATCTGCACCAAGCTCCTGTAGCAACGCCCTTCCCTGACGTTTACTTAACCCGCTTAGTGGTAAAAGGTCTGCACCACCGTCTCCATATTTCGTAAAGAAACCTGTAATCGCTTCAGCTGCATGATCTGTCCCAATGACTAACAGTCCATGCTGCCCACCAATAGCATATTGAGCAATCATTCTCATTCTAGCTTTTACGTTTCCTTTGTTGAAGTCCGATAATGACTCATCAGCTGAGGACTGAAACTCAGTGGCAATTGCATCTACTGCATGTAAAATGTTAAAAGTCATTTGGCGATCTGACTTAATAAATTGTAAGGCTGCTTGTGCATCTTCTTCATCTTTCTGCGTCCCATATGGTAGACGGACCGTAATAAAAGTAGCATCTTTACCTTCACTTCTAAGTTCTTCAACTGCCAGTTGACATAAACGACCCGCTAGTGTTGAATCTTGCCCCCCACTAATACCCAGCACAAAACCTTTTGCCTTAGAATGGAGTAAATAGTTTTTTAGAAAATCCACTCTTGCTCTAATTTCTTCTTTTGGATTAATTTCAGGCTTAACTTGTAATTCTGCAATAATTTTACTTTGTATACTTTCGGGCATTCTGTATCCCTCCTATTTATAAAGCGATTGTTCTTTAATATAACTATAGCATTTTTCCGGAAGTAAATAGCGTGGCTCACCGCCGAGCGCAAACTCTTCACGAATATATGTGGAACTAATCTCCATTGCCAATCCCTTGTCTACTAAATGAAACGTGTTTCCATCATCATGATTACGTAGTAAAGGTGACCTGCCAATTGTTTTAAGCATATTTATTCCATCTCTTGCCATCACGATAAAACGGTTTTCCTTTACTAAAGGCTCCTCATTCCCCCACTTACCTTCCCCGATATCAACAAGTAAATCTGCTCCCATAATAAAGAAAACGTCATCATTCGGAAATTTCTTTTTGTAATAATTTAACGTTTCATACGTAGATATTTTCCAAGCTTCTTGCTTCATTTCGTAATCATCTGCAACAAATATTTCATTATTTTCTATTGCAAGTTGAACCATGTTCCATCTATGTTCGTCATTTGTATTCATTGTTTTATCTTTACGTTTACTAGAACACGGTAAAAAAATGACTTGGTCTAAGTGACAGCGATGAGCAACCGTGCTCGCCGTCCATAGGTGAACATTTGTTATTGGATCAAAGGAAGAGCCGTATATCCCGATTCTTGCCATTATTCAACACTCCTTTTTGAGGAACTATTTACTTGCAATCATTTCTTCTACCTTTTGTTTCACTTCTTCAATCTTTTTCATCTTGTTATTCCAACATTCTTGACTTAAATCAACAGGGTACTCTTCAGGCATTGTTGGTCGCTTGTATTCATCCCATAGTAACGCTAGGCTTTCCTTTACAAGCTCTCGCATTTCTTCGAGTGTTGGGATTTCGTAGACTAACTTTCCGTTATCAAAAATTGTATGATGTAGCTCCTTTGCCTCAAAGTTTGTCACAAACTTACTGATATACGTATGAACGGGGTGAAACATTTTGAGCCGCTTTTCCTTCTGAGGTTCCTCATGTTCTAACGCAATATAATCACCCTCAGATTTCTGATTCACCTTATTTATAATTCGATAAACCTTTTTCCGACCGGGAGTTAAGACTTTCTCAGGATTGCCACTTATTTTTATCGTATCAACCATTTCACCATTTTCATCTTCAATCGCAACGAGTTTATAAACAGCTCCTAATGCGGGCTGGTCATATGCGGTGATCAGTTTAGTCCCGATACCCCAAACGTCGATTCGAGCACCTTGAGCTTTTAAATTCATAATCGTATATTCATCTAAATCATTAGAAGCAGCAATTTTTGCCTTTTCAAATCCTGCTTCATCCAACATTTTTCTTGCTTCTTTCGATAAATAAGCTAAATCACCACTATCTAACCGAATACCTTTAAAGTTAATATTGTCTCCTTCTTCTTTAGCTACACGAATCGCGTTTGGTACTCCTGACTTAAGTGTGTCATACGTATCTACCAAAAATGTACAATCTTTATCCTTTTGTCTAGCCGCATATTTCTTAAATGCCGTATATTCATCTTGGTATGCCTGGACCATGGAGTGGGCGTGTGTACCGGATACTGGAATTCCAAATAGCTTCCCTGCTCTTACGTTTGACGTTGAATCAAAGCCTGCAATGTAGGCTGCTCTTGTCCCCCAAATCGCGGCATCCATTTCCTGTGCTCTTCTCGTACCAAATTCCATAGCAATATCATTTCCTACAACTTGTTTAATACGAGAAGCCTTTGTCGCAATTAATGTTTGATAGTTAATGATATTTAGTATAGGAGTCTCAATCAGCTGTACTTCAGCTAATGGTGCTGTAATACGCATAATCGGTTCGTTAGCAAATACTAACTCACCTTCTTTCATAGACTGTACCGTACCTGTGAATCTGATTTGTCTTAAAAATCCAAGAAAATCTTCTTTATATCCTTGTTCTTTCAAATACTCAATATCGGACTCAGAGAATGAGAAATCTTTCAGGAAATGAATGATTTTCTCTAATCCTGCAAATATGGCATATCCATTCTGAAATGG from Bacillus sp. BGMRC 2118 harbors:
- a CDS encoding GGDEF domain-containing protein codes for the protein MEAVYTVKLILKNGTPFVFIVLLLTISVYFSSNISSLPSSSKPIFQYILLGLLVMLLGLGYGFNRLKVFYLGIHILVLFFVLHGYLVEIPPSFREVVLPYILGINVAVILLLKDGAVLSIQGKFITFLLLTEFVAVYLFHTNIVSFLSIKSLPFHLEIINIPDYAVLLFLITVAVYILNIIKNFTIYKVLLLGSILAILFSLHLENLFGSQLFLITSSIQLLLAVVNRTYAMAYIDELTRIPSRRMLKVDLMKLGSKYSIAMIDIDFFKKFNDKYGHDVGDDVLILVAKELLSVTGGGKAYRYGGEEFTIVFPKKNSEDVLTHLEDLREKISKKEYLYKNKNKNGEYRTQKLRVTISIGIAEKRRNSKPFDVIKEADKALYRAKKKGRNCVSR
- the nadE gene encoding ammonia-dependent NAD(+) synthetase, encoding MPESIQSKIIAELQVKPEINPKEEIRARVDFLKNYLLHSKAKGFVLGISGGQDSTLAGRLCQLAVEELRSEGKDATFITVRLPYGTQKDEEDAQAALQFIKSDRQMTFNILHAVDAIATEFQSSADESLSDFNKGNVKARMRMIAQYAIGGQHGLLVIGTDHAAEAITGFFTKYGDGGADLLPLSGLSKRQGRALLQELGADERLYLKAPTADLLDQKPGQTDETELGMTYEEIDDYLEGKSIPAAAAKKLEKRYLMTEHKRQLPASMFDEWWEK
- the nadD gene encoding nicotinate (nicotinamide) nucleotide adenylyltransferase, which translates into the protein MARIGIYGSSFDPITNVHLWTASTVAHRCHLDQVIFLPCSSKRKDKTMNTNDEHRWNMVQLAIENNEIFVADDYEMKQEAWKISTYETLNYYKKKFPNDDVFFIMGADLLVDIGEGKWGNEEPLVKENRFIVMARDGINMLKTIGRSPLLRNHDDGNTFHLVDKGLAMEISSTYIREEFALGGEPRYLLPEKCYSYIKEQSLYK
- a CDS encoding nicotinate phosphoribosyltransferase, with the translated sequence MTKFTDDSLALHTDLYQINMAEAYWYDGFHNKQAVFEVYFRKLPFQNGYAIFAGLEKIIHFLKDFSFSESDIEYLKEQGYKEDFLGFLRQIRFTGTVQSMKEGELVFANEPIMRITAPLAEVQLIETPILNIINYQTLIATKASRIKQVVGNDIAMEFGTRRAQEMDAAIWGTRAAYIAGFDSTSNVRAGKLFGIPVSGTHAHSMVQAYQDEYTAFKKYAARQKDKDCTFLVDTYDTLKSGVPNAIRVAKEEGDNINFKGIRLDSGDLAYLSKEARKMLDEAGFEKAKIAASNDLDEYTIMNLKAQGARIDVWGIGTKLITAYDQPALGAVYKLVAIEDENGEMVDTIKISGNPEKVLTPGRKKVYRIINKVNQKSEGDYIALEHEEPQKEKRLKMFHPVHTYISKFVTNFEAKELHHTIFDNGKLVYEIPTLEEMRELVKESLALLWDEYKRPTMPEEYPVDLSQECWNNKMKKIEEVKQKVEEMIASK